In Mytilus trossulus isolate FHL-02 chromosome 6, PNRI_Mtr1.1.1.hap1, whole genome shotgun sequence, a single window of DNA contains:
- the LOC134722366 gene encoding putative nuclease HARBI1, which produces MAVALHIIRHNERRAMRRERVFRDRTNIMDSLNDIELISRYRLDRRSIFDLVDVLAPHLERPTLRNFAIPPLHQVLTTLRYYAKGGFLSEIGDIHGISRSSVSRIISSVTTSLVSSLIYKIKFPLDQPSLREIKQDFHNMSGMPNVVGAVDGTLIPIIRPSEDEQIFVCRKNYHSLNVQAICDAKMKFTNVVAKWPGNTHDSFIMQNCSLSEKFENKQIDGWLLGDSGYPLKPWLLTPFLNPSSNGEEQYNRCHKSTRNVIERAFGLLKSRFRCLHKTTGCLHFIPKKFTNIVVACFILHNICIDKSIPQLDELLEDDNHENDHEQPEVFNVFPDGFNTRASLVRQRFN; this is translated from the exons ATGGCCGTCGCATTACATATTATCCGACATAATGAACGCAGAGCAATGCGGAGGGAGAGAGTGTTTAGAGACAGGACCAATATCATGGACAGTTTGAATGATATTGAACTGATATCAAGATATCGCTTAGATAGGCGGAGTATTTTCGACTTGGTAGATGTACTTGCACCTCATTTAGAGAGGCCAACCCTTAGAAACTTCGCCATTCCCCCTTTGCATCAAGTTTTGACAACTTTAAGGTACTATGCAAAGGGGGGATTCCTGTCCGAGATAGGGGACATCCATGGTATAAGCCGGTCTTCTGTAAGCAGGATAATATCGTCAGTTACCACTTCTTTGGTTTCTTCtctcatatacaaaataaaattcccACTTGACCAGCCTTCTTTAAGAGAAATAAAGCAGGATTTTCATAATATGTCTGGAATGCCAAATGTTGTTGGGGCAGTTGATGGAACTTTGATTCCAATAATAAGACCAAGTGAGGATGAACAGATATTTGTGTGCAGAAAAAATTACCACAGCTTAAATGTGCAAGCCATTTGTGATGCCAAGATGAA ATTTACCAATGTAGTTGCAAAATGGCCTGGAAACACACATGACAGCTTCATAATGCAGAATTGCTCTTTAAGTGAAAAATTCGAGAACAAGCAGATAGACGGCTGGCTTTTGGGTGATTCAGGATATCCCCTGAAACCATGGCTGTTGACACCCTTCTTAAATCCATCATCAAATGGAGAAGAACAATACAACAGATGTCATAAAAGTACCAGGAATGTAATTGAGAGAGCCTTTGGACTTCTGAAATCCAGGTTCAG GTGCTTACACAAAACCACAGGATGCCTACACTTCATCCCAAAAAAGTTTACCAACATTGTTGTAGCATGCTTCATACTTCACAACATTTGCATAGACAAGTCTATTCCACAGCTGGATGAACTACTGGAAGATGACAATCACGAGAATGACCATGAGCAACCAGAGGTTTTCAATGTTTTCCCTGATGGTTTTAACACACGTGCCTCCCTTGTGAGACAAAGGTTCAACTGA